A single genomic interval of Alteromonas sp. CI.11.F.A3 harbors:
- a CDS encoding BolA family protein — protein MELSEIEKILTDALELQEVHVRGEGSHFNIIAVGDIFNEMSRVKRQQAVYAPLSDKIADGSMHAITIKTFSVKDWERERQFHIPQ, from the coding sequence ATGGAATTGTCCGAAATTGAAAAAATTCTCACCGACGCCTTGGAACTTCAAGAAGTTCATGTACGAGGCGAAGGATCTCATTTCAACATTATCGCGGTAGGCGATATTTTTAATGAAATGAGCCGCGTAAAACGCCAACAGGCCGTTTATGCACCCTTATCAGATAAGATTGCCGATGGGTCTATGCATGCCATTACAATCAAAACCTTTTCAGTAAAAGACTGGGAGCGTGAGCGCCAGTTTCACATTCCTCAGTAA
- the mlaE gene encoding lipid asymmetry maintenance ABC transporter permease subunit MlaE, with amino-acid sequence MKFFQSIGAKTIGKLTAIGRATYMLMGALFAVPRLKNIPLTIKQVHVVGVQSLLIIIVSGLFIGMVMALQGYTILVDYGAEGSLGPMVALSLLRELGPVVTALLFAGRAGSALTAEIGLMKATEQISSLEMMAVDPLRRIVAPRFWAGMISMPMLALIFSAVGILGGHLVGVDWLGVDVGSYWSIMQSTVEWGEDVVNGIIKSLVFALVVTWIAIFKGYDSIPTSEGISKATTETVVYSSLAVLGLDFVLTALMFGIE; translated from the coding sequence ATGAAGTTCTTCCAATCAATAGGTGCTAAGACCATTGGCAAGTTAACCGCCATTGGCCGCGCTACGTACATGTTAATGGGAGCGCTGTTTGCCGTTCCTAGATTAAAAAATATTCCGCTTACCATCAAGCAGGTTCATGTGGTGGGCGTTCAGTCTTTGTTAATTATTATCGTGTCAGGATTGTTTATCGGCATGGTGATGGCGCTGCAAGGCTATACTATTTTAGTTGATTACGGCGCTGAAGGTAGCTTAGGCCCTATGGTGGCGTTATCACTGCTTCGTGAGCTTGGACCCGTCGTTACCGCGCTGTTATTTGCAGGTAGAGCCGGTTCTGCACTCACCGCTGAAATTGGTCTAATGAAGGCCACTGAGCAAATTAGTAGTTTAGAAATGATGGCGGTTGACCCGCTAAGACGTATTGTCGCACCTCGCTTTTGGGCGGGCATGATTTCTATGCCAATGCTGGCGCTGATATTCAGTGCGGTAGGTATTTTAGGCGGTCACCTAGTGGGCGTTGATTGGTTAGGTGTAGATGTTGGCAGCTATTGGTCAATTATGCAGTCTACGGTGGAATGGGGCGAAGATGTGGTAAACGGTATCATTAAAAGCCTTGTTTTTGCCTTGGTTGTCACTTGGATAGCCATATTTAAGGGTTACGATTCTATTCCTACGTCGGAAGGGATCAGCAAAGCTACTACAGAAACTGTAGTGTATTCTTCATTAGCAGTATTAGGGCTGGACTTCGTGCTTACCGCCCTTATGTTTGGCATTGAGTAG
- a CDS encoding ATP-binding cassette domain-containing protein has product MDHLVEIDNLTFRRAGRVIYDGITLSIPKGKITAVMGPSGIGKTTLLRLIGGQLTPDEGDIQFDGDSIVAMSRKELYQARRRMSMLFQSGALFTDMTVFDNVAFPLREHTKLSEDLIATTVALKLQAVGLRGAAQLMPSELSGGMARRAALARAIALDPDLIMYDEPFAGQDPISMGVLVKLIRGLNDALNLTSVVVTHDVTEVLTIADYIYILADKRVIGEGTAQQIRESDSELVQQFLKGKADGPVPFHYPAPDIENTFFGGDK; this is encoded by the coding sequence ATGGACCATTTAGTCGAGATAGACAACCTAACCTTTCGACGCGCAGGCCGTGTTATTTACGACGGTATTACGCTGAGCATTCCGAAAGGCAAAATTACGGCCGTCATGGGCCCCAGTGGTATAGGGAAGACCACCTTACTGCGCCTTATAGGCGGGCAATTAACTCCAGATGAAGGTGATATACAGTTTGATGGTGATTCTATTGTCGCCATGAGCCGTAAAGAGCTTTATCAAGCACGTCGTCGAATGAGCATGCTTTTTCAAAGCGGTGCTTTGTTCACTGACATGACGGTTTTTGACAATGTGGCGTTTCCGCTGCGTGAACATACCAAGTTATCGGAAGATCTTATCGCTACAACTGTCGCATTAAAGCTACAGGCTGTTGGGCTAAGAGGCGCAGCGCAACTCATGCCAAGCGAACTTTCTGGTGGCATGGCACGTCGAGCAGCATTAGCCAGAGCTATCGCGTTAGACCCTGACCTTATCATGTACGATGAACCTTTTGCTGGCCAAGACCCTATTTCTATGGGCGTACTGGTTAAATTAATCAGAGGGCTTAACGACGCACTTAACTTAACGAGCGTTGTGGTAACCCACGATGTGACCGAAGTGCTCACTATTGCCGATTATATTTATATTTTGGCAGACAAACGGGTGATTGGTGAAGGAACCGCGCAGCAAATTAGAGAAAGCGACTCAGAGTTAGTTCAGCAGTTCCTAAAAGGTAAAGCTGATGGGCCTGTGCCATTTCATTACCCTGCTCCGGATATAGAAAATACCTTTTTCGGAGGGGATAAATGA
- a CDS encoding lipid asymmetry maintenance protein MlaB → MSLFQVNDNAQVSVHGHLDRDTLSKNFWESLTSSQSAILAKAGTCCIDLGDVERVDSAGLAWILNAIRDGKREGINVSLREPPEKLRKLAKISDVDGFLPVE, encoded by the coding sequence GTGAGCCTTTTCCAGGTTAACGATAACGCCCAAGTCAGTGTGCATGGTCATTTAGACCGTGACACGCTGTCTAAAAACTTTTGGGAAAGTTTAACCTCTTCGCAAAGCGCTATATTGGCTAAAGCAGGTACGTGTTGTATAGACTTAGGCGATGTTGAGCGAGTAGACAGCGCTGGATTAGCTTGGATATTAAACGCAATTAGAGATGGAAAGCGTGAGGGGATTAATGTTAGCTTGCGTGAACCCCCAGAAAAATTACGTAAACTGGCTAAAATAAGCGACGTTGATGGCTTTTTACCAGTAGAATGA
- the mlaD gene encoding outer membrane lipid asymmetry maintenance protein MlaD: MNKYKSEVLVGMFVVLTIGAVMLLALKVANQSVGGDGDTYTLYAKFDNIGGLKARSSVKVGGVNVGRVSSITLDQEDFTPVVELSILKSYDGFPETSSVSILTSGLLGEQYVGFQPGFSFDGVANLKDGDYLQDTKSALVLEDLIGQFLFSRGSDEE, translated from the coding sequence ATGAATAAATATAAATCTGAAGTATTGGTTGGCATGTTCGTTGTATTAACCATTGGTGCGGTAATGTTACTGGCACTTAAAGTGGCTAATCAATCGGTAGGTGGCGATGGTGATACCTACACCCTGTACGCTAAATTCGACAACATTGGTGGCTTAAAAGCACGCTCATCGGTAAAGGTGGGTGGTGTGAACGTTGGTCGTGTTTCTTCTATTACACTTGATCAAGAAGACTTCACGCCCGTAGTAGAGTTATCAATTTTGAAAAGTTACGACGGTTTTCCAGAAACTAGCTCAGTTTCCATACTGACCTCTGGCCTACTAGGTGAGCAATACGTTGGCTTCCAGCCAGGGTTTTCGTTTGACGGGGTAGCAAACCTTAAAGACGGCGATTACTTACAAGACACAAAATCGGCGTTGGTATTAGAAGATTTGATAGGGCAATTCTTATTTAGTCGCGGAAGTGACGAAGAGTAA
- the murA gene encoding UDP-N-acetylglucosamine 1-carboxyvinyltransferase, giving the protein MDKLVIKKGPALQGTVRISGAKNAALPLLMTSLLSDQPCRYTNVPRLRDINTTVALLRELGVEVAQPAANDVVLDSSTLQSITASYELVRTMRASILVLGPLLAKQGKANVSLPGGCAIGARPVNLHLTGLEKMGAKIEVDEGYIRAEVDGRLKGARIFMDMVSVGATENLMMAAALADGTTVLENAAREPEIVDLANCLIQMGAVISGAGTDKITIEGVETLNGCDYRVLPDRIETGTFLVAAAVTGGKIRCTHAAPETLEAVIDKLEQAGAVITLGEDWIALDMQGKQPKAVRVKTAPHPAFPTDMQAQFVTLNCVAEGTGVITETIFENRFMHVPELQRMGAEIALEGNSAVSKGSSALKGAPVMATDLRASASLVIAGLIADGETHVNRIYHLDRGYEAIEEKLGALGANIERVKE; this is encoded by the coding sequence GTGGATAAACTTGTTATAAAGAAAGGCCCTGCACTGCAGGGAACCGTGCGTATTTCCGGTGCTAAGAATGCTGCGTTACCATTATTAATGACCAGTTTACTTAGCGACCAGCCATGTCGTTATACCAACGTGCCTCGTCTGCGTGATATTAATACCACAGTAGCACTGTTACGAGAGCTAGGCGTTGAAGTAGCACAACCTGCTGCAAACGATGTTGTATTAGACTCAAGTACGCTGCAGAGCATCACAGCTTCATACGAACTAGTACGTACCATGCGTGCTTCAATTTTAGTGCTAGGTCCTTTGCTTGCGAAGCAAGGCAAAGCAAACGTATCACTTCCTGGTGGCTGCGCTATAGGTGCACGCCCTGTAAATCTTCATTTAACTGGCCTTGAAAAAATGGGCGCCAAAATTGAAGTAGACGAAGGGTACATTCGCGCTGAAGTTGACGGCCGCCTAAAAGGTGCACGCATCTTTATGGACATGGTGAGTGTTGGTGCTACCGAAAACCTAATGATGGCAGCCGCGCTGGCAGACGGTACTACCGTGCTAGAAAACGCTGCGCGTGAGCCTGAAATTGTTGATTTAGCTAACTGCCTTATTCAAATGGGCGCGGTTATCTCTGGCGCAGGTACTGATAAAATTACTATTGAAGGCGTAGAAACCCTTAATGGTTGCGATTATCGTGTACTGCCCGATCGTATTGAAACCGGTACTTTCTTAGTTGCAGCTGCGGTAACAGGCGGAAAAATTCGTTGTACTCATGCAGCACCTGAAACATTAGAAGCGGTTATCGATAAGCTTGAACAAGCTGGAGCGGTTATCACCCTAGGTGAAGACTGGATTGCGCTAGACATGCAAGGTAAGCAGCCTAAAGCGGTGCGTGTTAAAACGGCGCCACACCCTGCATTTCCAACTGACATGCAAGCCCAATTCGTTACGTTAAACTGCGTAGCGGAAGGTACAGGTGTGATTACCGAAACTATCTTTGAAAACCGCTTTATGCACGTACCAGAGCTACAACGCATGGGTGCTGAAATTGCCCTTGAAGGTAATTCTGCGGTATCTAAAGGCAGCTCAGCGCTTAAAGGTGCACCTGTAATGGCAACCGATTTACGTGCGTCTGCAAGCTTAGTGATTGCTGGATTAATTGCCGATGGTGAAACTCACGTAAACCGTATCTATCACCTAGACCGCGGTTACGAAGCCATTGAAGAGAAGTTAGGTGCACTTGGCGCCAACATCGAGCGTGTTAAAGAGTAA
- a CDS encoding phospholipid-binding protein MlaC gives MMVMGVWMFSLVGMAQAQEINEQNPYELVKGVASKTFDRIKANQEAVKADPEMLRTIMEEELVPHIDYKFAAFMVLGKHFKSVPQEKMGEYITVFRQYLITSYAVAMGYYDNQTVQFEPESSFSDKKSVTVRAVVQDPKRPEIKIAFKVRKDSKTNEWKAYDMVAEGISMLNSKRSEFESILRQDGIDAVIALMREKIGKPVELNQDEPIDFDGETA, from the coding sequence ATGATGGTAATGGGTGTGTGGATGTTCTCTTTAGTGGGAATGGCACAAGCTCAAGAAATCAACGAGCAAAACCCGTATGAGTTGGTTAAAGGCGTTGCTTCTAAAACCTTCGATAGAATTAAAGCGAATCAAGAAGCGGTTAAAGCTGATCCTGAAATGTTGCGCACCATTATGGAAGAAGAGCTAGTACCTCATATCGACTATAAATTTGCTGCTTTCATGGTATTGGGCAAACACTTTAAATCAGTTCCGCAAGAAAAAATGGGTGAATACATTACCGTATTCAGACAATACCTTATAACGTCTTACGCGGTTGCGATGGGCTACTACGATAACCAAACGGTTCAGTTTGAACCTGAGTCATCGTTCAGTGATAAAAAATCAGTGACGGTTCGTGCCGTAGTTCAAGACCCTAAGCGTCCTGAGATTAAAATTGCATTTAAAGTACGTAAAGACTCTAAAACCAATGAGTGGAAAGCGTACGACATGGTTGCTGAAGGTATCAGCATGCTAAATAGTAAGCGTAGCGAGTTTGAATCTATCCTTCGCCAAGATGGAATAGATGCCGTGATTGCGCTAATGAGAGAAAAAATTGGTAAGCCTGTTGAGCTAAACCAAGATGAGCCTATCGATTTTGACGGAGAGACTGCGTGA